Sequence from the Microbacterium sp. AZCO genome:
CGGCGAGCTGCGCGGCATCCGCCCCCGCGAGGGCGGCTCCGATGGTGAGCGGCTGCTGGATGCTGTACCGCGCCGACTTATAGGAGGCCACCCGGAGAGCCCGCGCGGCGTGACGATCGTCGGGCTCGGTGAGGAACGCGGACTCCTCGGCGACGTCGAGGAACTGGCCGATCGTGACGTCGCGCCTCATCGTGGCGTACTCGCGCCGCGCAGCGGCCGCGTGGGCGGGGGATGCCTCGGCCAGGCCCTCTTCGAGGAGGTCGTCGCTCCACGCCACGAGAAGGTCGCCGAGGAGGATCGCCCCGGATCGCCCGAACGCGGCGGCGTCGCCGACCCAGCCCGCGGAGCGGTGTGTCGACTCGAGGGCGCGGTGCGCGGCGGGGCGGCCACGCCGGGTGTCGGAGTTGTCGATCACGTCGTCGTGAACGAGCGCCGCGACGTGGAAGACCTCGAGCGCGGCGGCCGCCGCGATGATGTCGGGCGAGAGCTCGGCGGGATGCCCGTCCGACTCGGCGACGGCGCGGAATCCGGCGACGCAGAAGCGCCCGCGCAGTCGCTTCCCACCGCTCAGCGCGGTCGCTGCGGCGTCGACGAGAAGGGCCGCTTCCGGGCCGAGTTCCGACGTGGAGAACCGCACGTGCGAGATGAAGGTGTCGAGTCGCTGAGAAATCGCCGCGACCGCGTCCGGAGAGGGTGACACGGGCCTAGCCTAGTGATCGAACGCACGCGTACAATCGACGCGACTAGGACAGCAAGGGGGATGCATGCCTCTCTCCGAACAGGAGCAGCGTCTGCTCGACGAGATGGAACGCCATCTCATGCGCAATGACGCAGACGTCGTCAGCGCGCCTCGCGATGGACGCACTCTCAGCTATCGCAACATCGTGTACGGCACGGTCCTCGTCCTGCTCGGCCTCGGCGGCCTCATCATCGGCGTCTCGACCGACCTCATCGTCGTCGGTGTCATCGGCTTCATCGTCATGCTCGGCGGCGTCGTGCTCGCGGTCACCCCGACCCGCGGCCCCGGCCGTGCGGCAGCCGCAGACCCCGACAAGCCGGCCAAGCCGAAATCGACTTCCTCGTTCATGGACCGCATGAACGATCGCTGGGACCGCCGGCACGAGGATCACTGACCTCACGCCGACCCCCGCGTCTCTGAGCACCGACCTTCGGGTCGGTGCTTTTTTTGTGCCCTCCGGGCCTTCGTGGGAGACGGGTCGGGGGTTCCGTGGTGCGTTTGGGTGACAAAGTGGAGGACTGTGGAGTAACGTGGGGGCCACAACCCGTCGGGGGCCGGACGAAGGGGGTGAGGTGCCGATGCTTTTGGGCACGCACACTCCCAAGCTCGATGAGAAGGGCCGCGTCATCCTTCCCTCGAAGTTCCGGGATGAGCTGGGCGGCGGAGTCGTCGTCACGCGCGGCCAGGAGCGCTGCCTCTACGTGTTCAGCACCGAGGAGTTCGAGCGGGTCTATGAGCGCATCCGTGAGGCCCCCCTCACGAACAGGCAGTCCCGGGACTTCCAGCGCATGTTCCTGTCGGGTGCGAGCGCCGAGAAGCCCGACGGGCAGAACCGGGTGACGATCCCCCCGCACCTGCGCACCTACGCCGGTCTCGAGCGTGACCTCGTGGTCACCGGTGTGGGCGCGCACGCCGAGATCTGGAACGCGGACGCGTGGAACGCGTACGCAGACAGCAACGAAGACGGCTATTCCGAGATGGAGCAGGAGGTGATCCCGGGCTTGTTCTGAGCCCTCGATCGTGACTCCCAGCCGCTCACGCCCTGGCGCACTTCCCCGGTGCCAGGTCAGAGCGGATGGGGATCAGGGTCGAGGGACACCGTCCCCGACAGCCCCGAAATCATGAACCTCCGCGACATCCACACCCCCGTCCTCCTCGACCGCTGCGTCGAGCTGCTCGCCCCCGCACTCCAGCGCGAGGGCGCCGTGCTCGTCGACGCGACGCTCGGCATGGGCGGACACTCCGAGGCGTTCCTCGAGCGCTTCCCCGGCATCCGGCTCATCGGCCTCGATCGCGACCAGGACGCGCTCCGCATCGCGGGGGAGCGCCTGGCGCCGTTCGGCGACCGCGTGACACTCGTACACACCGTCTACGACGGCATCGCCGACGCGATCTCCTCCACTGGCCTTCACTCGGTCGACGGGATCCTCTTCGACCTCGGCGTCTCGTCGCTGCAGCTGGACGAGGCCGACCGCGGCTTCGCCTACTCGCAGGACGCCCCCCTCGACATGCGCATGGACCAGTCGATCGGCACGACGGCCGCCGACGTGCTGGCGACCTACAGCGAGGGTCAGCTGCGCCGCATCTTCGAGCGCTACGGCGAGGAGAAGCTCTCCGGGCGCTATGCGCGCGCGATCATCGAGGCGCGTGCCCAGGCGCCGATCCTGCGGTCGGGTCGCCTCGTCGAGATCCTCATCGCCGCGACGCCGTATTCGGCGCAGCGCTCCGGGCATCCCGCGAAGCGCGTCTTCCAGGCACTGCGCATCGAGGTCAACAGCGAGCTGTCGGTGCTCGAGCGCGCGATCCCGGCCGCGCTCGGGCGACTTCGCGTGGGCGGACGGATCGTCGTCATGTCGTACCAGTCGCTCGAAGACCGGATCGTCAAGCGCGAATTCGCGGATGCCGTCGCCTCGACCGCCCCCGCCGGTCTTCCCGTCGAGCTGCCCGAGCACGCACCGCGCTTCCGGCTGCTCGTGAAGGGCGCAGAACAAGCCTCGCCTGAAGAGATCGCCCGCAACCCGCGCGCGACACCTGTGCGGCTGCGTGCCGCCGAACGGATCAGGGAGGTGGCATGAGCCTCGCAGCCCAGAGCACTCTCGCGCCGGCACGGCGGGAGAGGCCTGCGCGGAGACTGCGGGCGCTCGACGCCCCCGCACGCCGTCGCCGGCCGAAGCTCCTCTACGCGATCGTGGCGGTCGCCGGCGCCGTCGCGATCGGGGCGGCGCAGATGTCGCTGTCGATCCTCACGACGCAGACCTCGTACCAGCTCGCGAAGCTGACCTCGCAGCAGCGCGAGCTCAACTGGCAGAAGCAGATCCTCTACGACGATGTCGCGGGGCTCAGCTCGCCCCAGTACCTCGCCGCGAACGCGTCCGCCCTCGGCATGGTGATCAACGAGTCGCCGAGCTACCTGCGCCTGAGCGACGGAGCCATCCTCGGCACCGGACAGGTCGCGCTCGGCGCGTCGTCGGTCGACGCCCTCGGCCGCGGCGCGGTGGGGAACGCCCTCATCACCGACACTCCGCTCGTCACGGATCCGGATGCCACGATCCAGGGCGCACCGCCGGCGGAGGCGCCCGATGCCACGACCCCGGTGGACGGAGTCGCCCCGGTATCCAACACTCCGCCACCCATCACCGACGGACTGCCGACCCCGAGCACACACTGAGAACATGACCACGAGAAGCACCCGCAGCCCGCGCCGTCGCACCGTGGTCGCCCTCGGCGTCGTGCTGGCGATCCTCGCCGGCTTCATCGTCCGGCTCGTCGACATCCAGGTCGTGAGCGCGCGCGAGCACATCGAGGATTCGCTCGTCACGGCTCTCGGCAGCTCGCGGCCGCTGTACGGCACGCGCGGCGCGATCGTCGACGAGACCGGACAGACCCTCGCCGGCAGCATCCTGCTCTACGACGCTCAGCTCGACCCCTCGAACGTCGGCGCCATCCAGCGCACGAAGCCCGACGGCACGAAGGAAGAGGTCTCCTGGCCCGAGGTCGCCGCGGAGATCGGCGAGGTGACGGGGCAGACGGCGGATGAGGTTCAGAAGGTCGTCGCCGACGCGCGCGCGTCGAACCCGGACTCGCAGTACGCACCTCTAAAGCGAGGTCTCACGACGGAGCAGTACCGCACGCTCGCCGATCTCGGCATCCCGTTCCTCTATTTCGACCCGCACCCCGCGCGCACGTACCCCGACGGTGCCGTCGCGGGCAATCTCGTGGGCTACATGGGCCGCGACGGCGACGCGCTCGGCGGGCTCGAGCAGGTCGAGAACAGCTGCCTCACCGCCACGAACGGCTCGATGACCTACGAGAAGGGCAAGGACGGCGTCGTCATCCCGGGCACCGAGGTCGAGAAGCCCGCCGTGGACGGCGGCACGCTGCAGCTCACGATCAACCGCGATCTGCAGTGGTATCTGCAGCAGCTGATCGCCGAGCAGGTGCAGGACGAGGGGGCCAAGTCGGGCACCATCACGGTCGTCGAGGCGAAGACGGGCAAGATCCGGGCGGCGGCCGAGTTCCCCACGGTCGACCCGAACAACGTGGAGGCCTCCGACCCGACGGACCGCGGCAGCCGCATCTTCACGAACTGGTTCGAGCCCGGCTCGACCTTCAAGCCGCTCACGGCCGCGACGCTCATCGACACGGGCGCGGCGACACCGAGCTCGACGGTGATCGCGTCGGGCAAGGAGACGTTCCCCAACGGGGCGCGCGTCGGAGACTCCTTCCAGCACCCGGCGTACAACTACACGCTCGCCGGCGTGCTCATCGACTCGTCGAACGTCGGCATCTCGAAGTTCGCCGAGAGGGCCAGCCCGCAGACCCGCTACGACTACCTCAAGAAGTTCGGCATCGCGGAGGGCAGTGACATCGCCTTCAACGGGCAGATCTCGGGCTCGCTGCGCACGCCCGACAAATGGGACAACCAGAGCTACTACAACATCGCGTTCGGCCAGGGCGTCGCGACGACGATCCCCGAGCTCATGGGGGCGTACCAGGCGATCGCGAACGACGGCCTGAAGGTGCCGCTCTCGCTCGTCGAGTCGTGCACCAAGGGGGACGGCACCGTCGTCAAGCCGGCGCAGGGCGAGACGACGCAGGTCGTCAAGGAGTCGACGGCGGTCGCGGTGCAGCAGATGATGGAGAACGTCTCGCTGCAGAGCACGCTGGCGCCGCAGATCGCCGTCCCGGGCTACAACATCGCCGACAAGACCGGAACGGGCGAGATCGAGGACGGCCACGGCGGCTACAAGAGCGGCGTCTACTTCACCACGATGATCGGCTTCGCGCCCGCCGAGGACCCGCAGTACGTCGTCGCGGTGACGCTCAACGAGCCGACTCGGATAAAGTCGTCGGGTGCCAACGCCTCCGCGTGGCAGAAGGCGATGACTCAGGTGCTGAAGACGTACCGGGTCATGCCCTCCACCGAGGCGCCGACGCTGCTCGCGAAATTCGGCCAGTAGCTCGTTCCCGGCTCCTCAGACATGATCGACCTCACTCTCACACAGCTTGCCCGCGCCGTCTCCGGCGAACTCCGACTCGCCGGAGAGGACACCCCCGACACCCTGGTGGGCGGCCTCGTCGACACCGACTCCCGGCTCATCGAGCCCGGCGGCATCTTCGTCGCCAAGCCCGGTGAGGAGACCGACGGACATCTCTTCGTGGATGCCGCGGTCGCAAACGGCGCCGCCCTCGCGATCGTCGAACGACCCGTCGAGGCGGATGTCACCCAGATCGTCGTCGCCGACGTGGTCACGGCCCTCGCCGATCTCGCGCGCGAGGTCGTCGCGCGCGTGCGCGCGGGCGGTGACCTCCGCGTCGTCGGGATCACGGGGTCCAACGGCAAGACGACGACCAAGAACCTGCTCGCCCGCATCCTCGAGGGCGAGGGCGAGACCGTCGCG
This genomic interval carries:
- a CDS encoding polyprenyl synthetase family protein, which gives rise to MSPSPDAVAAISQRLDTFISHVRFSTSELGPEAALLVDAAATALSGGKRLRGRFCVAGFRAVAESDGHPAELSPDIIAAAAALEVFHVAALVHDDVIDNSDTRRGRPAAHRALESTHRSAGWVGDAAAFGRSGAILLGDLLVAWSDDLLEEGLAEASPAHAAAARREYATMRRDVTIGQFLDVAEESAFLTEPDDRHAARALRVASYKSARYSIQQPLTIGAALAGADAAQLAALAAFGHPLGMAFQLRDDVLGVFGDEAQTGKPSGDDLREGKRTVLIAYAREGLDVPARREVDALVGDPTLDDDQIAALQATIIDTGALDRVESLIADYSREAEEALSSARLGEAAVDELLELARAATVRTT
- a CDS encoding DUF3040 domain-containing protein, whose protein sequence is MPLSEQEQRLLDEMERHLMRNDADVVSAPRDGRTLSYRNIVYGTVLVLLGLGGLIIGVSTDLIVVGVIGFIVMLGGVVLAVTPTRGPGRAAAADPDKPAKPKSTSSFMDRMNDRWDRRHEDH
- the mraZ gene encoding division/cell wall cluster transcriptional repressor MraZ — its product is MLLGTHTPKLDEKGRVILPSKFRDELGGGVVVTRGQERCLYVFSTEEFERVYERIREAPLTNRQSRDFQRMFLSGASAEKPDGQNRVTIPPHLRTYAGLERDLVVTGVGAHAEIWNADAWNAYADSNEDGYSEMEQEVIPGLF
- the rsmH gene encoding 16S rRNA (cytosine(1402)-N(4))-methyltransferase RsmH, with protein sequence MNLRDIHTPVLLDRCVELLAPALQREGAVLVDATLGMGGHSEAFLERFPGIRLIGLDRDQDALRIAGERLAPFGDRVTLVHTVYDGIADAISSTGLHSVDGILFDLGVSSLQLDEADRGFAYSQDAPLDMRMDQSIGTTAADVLATYSEGQLRRIFERYGEEKLSGRYARAIIEARAQAPILRSGRLVEILIAATPYSAQRSGHPAKRVFQALRIEVNSELSVLERAIPAALGRLRVGGRIVVMSYQSLEDRIVKREFADAVASTAPAGLPVELPEHAPRFRLLVKGAEQASPEEIARNPRATPVRLRAAERIREVA
- a CDS encoding penicillin-binding protein 2, whose translation is MTTRSTRSPRRRTVVALGVVLAILAGFIVRLVDIQVVSAREHIEDSLVTALGSSRPLYGTRGAIVDETGQTLAGSILLYDAQLDPSNVGAIQRTKPDGTKEEVSWPEVAAEIGEVTGQTADEVQKVVADARASNPDSQYAPLKRGLTTEQYRTLADLGIPFLYFDPHPARTYPDGAVAGNLVGYMGRDGDALGGLEQVENSCLTATNGSMTYEKGKDGVVIPGTEVEKPAVDGGTLQLTINRDLQWYLQQLIAEQVQDEGAKSGTITVVEAKTGKIRAAAEFPTVDPNNVEASDPTDRGSRIFTNWFEPGSTFKPLTAATLIDTGAATPSSTVIASGKETFPNGARVGDSFQHPAYNYTLAGVLIDSSNVGISKFAERASPQTRYDYLKKFGIAEGSDIAFNGQISGSLRTPDKWDNQSYYNIAFGQGVATTIPELMGAYQAIANDGLKVPLSLVESCTKGDGTVVKPAQGETTQVVKESTAVAVQQMMENVSLQSTLAPQIAVPGYNIADKTGTGEIEDGHGGYKSGVYFTTMIGFAPAEDPQYVVAVTLNEPTRIKSSGANASAWQKAMTQVLKTYRVMPSTEAPTLLAKFGQ